In Populus nigra chromosome 10, ddPopNigr1.1, whole genome shotgun sequence, the following proteins share a genomic window:
- the LOC133705142 gene encoding folylpolyglutamate synthase-like isoform X2 — MAKGDNNGSSKPTVTPYEEALDALSSLITKRSRADKSNNGDRFDVLFDYLKILELEEAISEMKIIHVAGTKGKGSTCTFAESILRNCGFRTGLFTSPHLIDVRERFRLDGKDICEEKFLAYFWWCYDRLKEKSTEDVPMPTYFRFLALLAFKIFSAEQVDVAILEVGLGGKFDATNVVQKPIVCGIASLGYDHMEILGNTLAQIAGEKAGIFKDGIPAFTVPQPDEAMNVLEEKASELNVHLQVAEPLDAKLLNGLKLRLEGEHQYLNAGLAIALSFTWLQRTGHHEFTHLEQASSLPEQFIKGLTTASLQGRAQIVTDQYINTESYGDLVFYLDGAHSPESMEMCARWFSLAIKEDSQKRTFNYPPQKNSESTIELVQEHHDERYGKSSMQVSTSRRRSLFQTHPCITRLDLMHYHQLILKLIYHGSFLFKEYGRISYRAIKKLRGHLTQLLLTLGFM, encoded by the exons ATGGCAAAAG GTGACAACAATGGATCGTCAAAACCAACGGTGACTCCGTACGAGGAAGCCCTGGATGCTTTATCCTCTTTGATAACGAAACGCAGTCGTGCTGATAAGAGCAACAACGGAGATCGGTTTGATGTGCTTTTCGattatttaaaa ATTCTGGAGTTAGAGGAGGCAATATCAGAAATGAAGATCATACACGTGGCAGGCACTAAAGGAAAG ggaTCTACGTGCACCTTTGCGGAATCTATCCTACGTAATTGCGGCTTTCGTACTGGACTTTTCACATCACCTCATCTCATTGATGTCCGAGAAAGATTTCGTCTGGATGG TAAGGACATTTGTGAAGAGAAATTCTTGGCATATTTCTGGTGGTGTTATGATAGACTAAAG GAAAAATCTACAGAAGATGTACCAATGCCTACCTATTTTCGCTTTCTTGCTTTACTTGCCTTCAAGATATTTTCAGCGGAACAG GTAGATGTAGCTATTTTGGAGGTTGGGTTAGGTGGAAAGTTTGATGCAACAAATGTG GTTCAGAAACCTATTGTCTGTGGTATAGCTTCCCTTGGGTATGATCACATGGAAATTCTTG GAAATACTCTAGCTCAAATTGCTGGGGAGAAGGCTGGTATCTTTAAG GATGGAATTCCAGCCTTCACTGTGCCTCAACCTGATGAAGCAATGAATGTTCTTGAAGAGAAGGCTTCTGAGTTAAAT GTACACCTTCAAGTGGCGGAGCCATTGGATGCCAAATTGCTGAATGGTTTAAAACTTAGGCTTGAAGGTGAGCACCAGTATTTAAATGCTGGTCTTGCCATTGCGTTGTCTTTTACTTGGCTTCAAAGGACTGGGCATCACGAATTTACCCACTTGGAACAGGCT AGCTCACTTCCCGAGCAGTTTATTAAGGGGCTAACAACAGCCAGTTTGCAAGGGAGGGCTCAAATTGTCACTGATCAATACATTAATACCGAGAGTTATGGAGATCTTGTGTTTTATTTGGATGGAGCCCATAGTCCTGAAAGCATGGAGATGTGTGCAAGATGGTTTTCTCTTGCCATAAAAGAAGATAGCCAGAAAAGAACCTTTAATTATCCCCCACAGAAAAATTCTGAATCCACTATTGAATTGGTACAGGAGCATCATGATGAGAGATATGGAAAGAGTTCCATGCAG GTGTCTACTTCAAGAAGGCGCTCTTTGTTTCAAACACATCCTTGTATTACAAGGTTGGATCTCATGCATTACCACCAACTGATTCTCAAGTTAATTTATCATGGCAGTTTTCTCTTCAAAGAGTATGGGAGAATCTCATACAGAGCGATAAAG AAACTGCGAGGTCATCTAACACAGCTCCTGTTGACGTTGGGTTTTATGTGA
- the LOC133705142 gene encoding folylpolyglutamate synthase-like isoform X1, whose amino-acid sequence MAKGDNNGSSKPTVTPYEEALDALSSLITKRSRADKSNNGDRFDVLFDYLKILELEEAISEMKIIHVAGTKGKGSTCTFAESILRNCGFRTGLFTSPHLIDVRERFRLDGKDICEEKFLAYFWWCYDRLKEKSTEDVPMPTYFRFLALLAFKIFSAEQVDVAILEVGLGGKFDATNVVQKPIVCGIASLGYDHMEILGNTLAQIAGEKAGIFKDGIPAFTVPQPDEAMNVLEEKASELNVHLQVAEPLDAKLLNGLKLRLEGEHQYLNAGLAIALSFTWLQRTGHHEFTHLEQASSLPEQFIKGLTTASLQGRAQIVTDQYINTESYGDLVFYLDGAHSPESMEMCARWFSLAIKEDSQKRTFNYPPQKNSESTIELVQEHHDERYGKSSMQILLFNCMSVRDPQLLLPPLMKACASHGVYFKKALFVSNTSLYYKVGSHALPPTDSQVNLSWQFSLQRVWENLIQSDKGGEVKHAVAVCEEVKEDAKMSGRTCENSAVFPSLPLAIKWLRESVQRNQSVHYQVLVTGSLHLVGDVLRLVKK is encoded by the exons ATGGCAAAAG GTGACAACAATGGATCGTCAAAACCAACGGTGACTCCGTACGAGGAAGCCCTGGATGCTTTATCCTCTTTGATAACGAAACGCAGTCGTGCTGATAAGAGCAACAACGGAGATCGGTTTGATGTGCTTTTCGattatttaaaa ATTCTGGAGTTAGAGGAGGCAATATCAGAAATGAAGATCATACACGTGGCAGGCACTAAAGGAAAG ggaTCTACGTGCACCTTTGCGGAATCTATCCTACGTAATTGCGGCTTTCGTACTGGACTTTTCACATCACCTCATCTCATTGATGTCCGAGAAAGATTTCGTCTGGATGG TAAGGACATTTGTGAAGAGAAATTCTTGGCATATTTCTGGTGGTGTTATGATAGACTAAAG GAAAAATCTACAGAAGATGTACCAATGCCTACCTATTTTCGCTTTCTTGCTTTACTTGCCTTCAAGATATTTTCAGCGGAACAG GTAGATGTAGCTATTTTGGAGGTTGGGTTAGGTGGAAAGTTTGATGCAACAAATGTG GTTCAGAAACCTATTGTCTGTGGTATAGCTTCCCTTGGGTATGATCACATGGAAATTCTTG GAAATACTCTAGCTCAAATTGCTGGGGAGAAGGCTGGTATCTTTAAG GATGGAATTCCAGCCTTCACTGTGCCTCAACCTGATGAAGCAATGAATGTTCTTGAAGAGAAGGCTTCTGAGTTAAAT GTACACCTTCAAGTGGCGGAGCCATTGGATGCCAAATTGCTGAATGGTTTAAAACTTAGGCTTGAAGGTGAGCACCAGTATTTAAATGCTGGTCTTGCCATTGCGTTGTCTTTTACTTGGCTTCAAAGGACTGGGCATCACGAATTTACCCACTTGGAACAGGCT AGCTCACTTCCCGAGCAGTTTATTAAGGGGCTAACAACAGCCAGTTTGCAAGGGAGGGCTCAAATTGTCACTGATCAATACATTAATACCGAGAGTTATGGAGATCTTGTGTTTTATTTGGATGGAGCCCATAGTCCTGAAAGCATGGAGATGTGTGCAAGATGGTTTTCTCTTGCCATAAAAGAAGATAGCCAGAAAAGAACCTTTAATTATCCCCCACAGAAAAATTCTGAATCCACTATTGAATTGGTACAGGAGCATCATGATGAGAGATATGGAAAGAGTTCCATGCAG ATATTGCTGTTCAATTGCATGTCAGTGCGAGATCCTCAGCTGCTTCTTCCTCCTCTCATGAAAGCATGTGCGAGTCATG GTGTCTACTTCAAGAAGGCGCTCTTTGTTTCAAACACATCCTTGTATTACAAGGTTGGATCTCATGCATTACCACCAACTGATTCTCAAGTTAATTTATCATGGCAGTTTTCTCTTCAAAGAGTATGGGAGAATCTCATACAGAGCGATAAAG GAGGGGAGGTTAAGCATGCGGTTGCTGTTTGTGAAGAAGTTAAAGAGGATGCCAAAATGAGTGGTAGGACTTGTGAAAATAGTGCAGTCTTCCCTTCTCTCCCATTAGCTATTAAATGGCTTAGGGAAAGCGTCCAACGGAATCAATCTGTTCACTACCAG GTCCTTGTAACCGGTTCATTGCATCTTGTGGGTGATGTGTTGAGATTAGTCAAAAAGTGA